The genomic window GGGATGAATCAAAAAATTGGGGATGTAGCAGCAATAGAATTTGCGATCGGGTTTTATGATGCTTTGGGTGCTAATAAATCCTATGAGGATGCTTACAAGTTTGGTTGTAATGCCATTGACCTCAAAAGTATTCCTGAATCTTCTACACCAGTTCTCAAAAGTCGTAAAAATCAAGCTCAGGAAACTCAGACAACGCCAATCATACCCTTAGAAAATCCAGAGGGACAAGTATCTTTGGAATCGGCTTTTTATGTGGAACGTCCACCAGTGGAAATAGACTGTTACCAACAGATTCTAGAATATGGGGCTTTAATTCGGATTAAAGCACCCCGACAAATGGGTAAAAGCTCGTTAATGTCGCGGATTCTTGCCCATGCTAGTGAAAACGGCTGCAAAGCTACTTCTGTGAACCTCCAGTCAGCAGATGCAGAATTTTTAGGTAATTTGGATCTATTTTTGCAGTGGTTTTGTGCCAGCATTACGGATAGTCTGAATCTTCCAGAGAAGATAAACGACTATTGGAAAGGGGTTTTGGGAAGTAAGAACAAGTGTACAAATTACTTCCAGAGATATTTGTTAGCTGAAATTGATACACCCATCGCCTTGGGTTTAGATGAAGTAGACGAAATTTTCAAACATCCGCAAATTGCGACAGATTTTTTCGGGTTGCTGCGGGCTTGGCATGAACGTGCTAAAAATGACCCAGCTTGGAAAAAACTCAGGTTGGTAATTGTACATTCTAAAGAAGTGTATATTCCTCTGAATATCAATCAGTCGCCCTTTAATGTGGGTTTACCTGTGGAGTTACCAGAGTTCAATCAAAAACAGATGCAAGATTTATTGCAGCGTCACGGGTTAACTTGGTCTAATTCCCAGGTGGAACAGTTAATGATGTTGGTGGGTGGACATCCTTATTTAGTGCGAATGGCACTTTATCAAATTGCGCGCCAGAGGATGACTTTAGACCAACTCGAACAAATCGCACCCACAGAAGCCGGCCCTTATAATGACCATTTACGCCGCCATTTACTGAATTTACAAGATGATGAGCAATTATTGGCAGCACTCAAGCAAGTGGTGACAGCAGATCATCCCGTGGATGTGGGAACAACAGCAGCGTTTAAACTCCGCAGTATGGGCTTAGTGAAATTTCAAGGGAATAAAGTTATGTCTTTGTGTAATTTGTATAGTAAATATTTTAGCGATCGCTTAGGTTTGAACAAATAAATTATGTTGCCCAGATCCCCGACTTCTTCAAGAAGTCGGGGATCTAAATCTTACTTGATTAAACCCCTACACCCCTACACCCCTACACCCCTACACCCCTACACCCCTACACCCCTACACCCCTACACCCCCACACCCCCACACCCCAATGTATGCAGTATCAGTATCAAGTCGGTGGTAGCCTTCCCGCAGATGCGCCAACTTATGTTAAACGTCAAGCTGATGATGACTTATATACGGGTTTGAAAGCTGGGCAATTTTGTTACGTTCTCAACTCGCGTCAGATGGGGAAATCTAGCTTGCGGGTGCAGGTGATGGGGCGATTGCAGGCGGAGAGGTTTGCTTGTGCATCTGTGGATATTACCGCTATTGGGACGGCTGAAATTAAGCCGGAACAATGG from Nostoc sp. UHCC 0870 includes these protein-coding regions:
- a CDS encoding AAA-like domain-containing protein; this encodes MKKILILSANPTNTSRLRLDKELREIQTGLERCKNRDEFEIISRWAVRPEDLRRALLDHEPQIVHFSGHGAGDEGLILENDAGEWRLVSTEALANLFELCKEKIECVLLNACYSEVQAEAIYQHIGCVMGMNQKIGDVAAIEFAIGFYDALGANKSYEDAYKFGCNAIDLKSIPESSTPVLKSRKNQAQETQTTPIIPLENPEGQVSLESAFYVERPPVEIDCYQQILEYGALIRIKAPRQMGKSSLMSRILAHASENGCKATSVNLQSADAEFLGNLDLFLQWFCASITDSLNLPEKINDYWKGVLGSKNKCTNYFQRYLLAEIDTPIALGLDEVDEIFKHPQIATDFFGLLRAWHERAKNDPAWKKLRLVIVHSKEVYIPLNINQSPFNVGLPVELPEFNQKQMQDLLQRHGLTWSNSQVEQLMMLVGGHPYLVRMALYQIARQRMTLDQLEQIAPTEAGPYNDHLRRHLLNLQDDEQLLAALKQVVTADHPVDVGTTAAFKLRSMGLVKFQGNKVMSLCNLYSKYFSDRLGLNK